In Pseudomonas sp. MYb327, one DNA window encodes the following:
- a CDS encoding LysR family transcriptional regulator, producing MSDLSFSSFCGWLKFRHLLLIDTLGRTRNMHLAAQQMNLSQPAISKMLKEIESLLGFALFERQPRSMPPTALGEHVLRYAQIALNDARSFVEQISSLREGGHGHLKVGGIFAATAVALPEAILQIKQRWPLLSIEVVEQTSNHLMEMLEEKKLDLAVARFTDQSQQQRYDFQPLAPEPFCIVVNSSHPLADAGPTSLEQLVDLPWILYPVGTPIRGRMELAFAEAGVRMPRNTIDTISMQTFLQVLRRGPMIGMLPTAMVNPLLDSGQLKTLDTPLHLVPQDYGILTRKGEYLVGAALEFAEILKENARLARDLAG from the coding sequence ATGTCCGATCTGTCCTTCTCCAGCTTCTGTGGCTGGCTCAAGTTCCGCCATTTGCTGCTGATCGACACCTTGGGGCGCACGCGCAACATGCACCTGGCGGCGCAGCAGATGAACCTCAGCCAACCCGCCATCAGCAAGATGCTCAAGGAAATCGAAAGCCTGCTCGGCTTCGCGCTGTTCGAACGCCAACCCCGGAGCATGCCGCCCACGGCATTGGGCGAGCATGTGCTGCGCTATGCGCAGATCGCCCTGAACGATGCCCGCTCGTTCGTCGAGCAGATCAGCAGCCTGCGTGAGGGCGGTCATGGTCATCTCAAGGTCGGCGGAATTTTCGCCGCCACGGCGGTGGCCTTGCCCGAGGCCATATTGCAGATCAAGCAACGCTGGCCCTTGCTGTCGATTGAGGTGGTGGAGCAAACCAGTAACCACTTGATGGAAATGCTCGAAGAGAAAAAGTTGGATCTGGCGGTCGCCCGTTTCACCGATCAAAGCCAGCAGCAGCGCTATGACTTCCAGCCTCTAGCCCCGGAACCGTTTTGCATCGTGGTCAACAGTAGCCATCCACTGGCTGACGCCGGTCCGACCTCGTTAGAACAATTGGTCGATCTGCCGTGGATTCTCTACCCGGTTGGCACGCCGATTCGCGGGCGCATGGAACTGGCGTTCGCCGAAGCGGGGGTGAGGATGCCCAGGAACACGATCGATACCATATCCATGCAAACCTTCCTGCAGGTCCTGCGGCGCGGGCCGATGATCGGGATGCTGCCCACAGCCATGGTCAATCCGTTGCTCGACAGCGGTCAGCTCAAGACCCTGGATACACCGCTGCACCTGGTCCCGCAGGACTACGGCATCCTCACGCGCAAAGGCGAGTACCTGGTCGGCGCGGCTCTGGAATTTGCCGAGATACTCAAGGAGAACGCCCGATTGGCTCGCGATCTGGCTGGTTGA
- a CDS encoding fumarylacetoacetate hydrolase family protein — MSLLLTPENTLPVDGVAGTLIGRAWVPGSIAGPSPIVLRADGVFDLSERFATLSDLLEADAPLSAVRQTAGTFICSVEALLANTGSDTDPTKPYLLPPLDLQVIKAAGVTFAASMIERVIEEQAGGDAAKAEAVRATVQAVIGDNLRSIVPGSEKAMRLKALLIEQGMWSQYLEVGIGPDAEIFTKAPVLAAVGSGSRIGIHPGSQWNNPEPEVVLAVNSRGQIHGATLGNDVNLRDFEGRSALLLSKAKDNNASCAIGPFIRLFDEHFSLDDVRACVVDLEVLGEDGYRMQGSSSMSQISRDPQDLAGQTLNANHQYPDGFLLFLGTLFAPTEDRDHAGSGFTHKLGDRVSISSPLLGSLHNQVTHSSEAAPWTFGVSALLRNLASRGLLAR; from the coding sequence ATGTCGCTACTGCTTACTCCCGAAAACACCCTGCCGGTCGACGGCGTGGCCGGTACCTTGATTGGCCGCGCCTGGGTTCCTGGCAGTATCGCCGGGCCTTCGCCAATCGTTCTGCGCGCCGACGGTGTATTCGACCTCTCAGAGCGTTTCGCGACCTTGAGTGATTTGCTGGAAGCGGATGCGCCACTGTCGGCCGTGCGGCAGACAGCCGGCACCTTCATTTGCAGCGTCGAAGCACTGCTGGCCAACACCGGTTCCGACACTGATCCAACCAAGCCTTATCTGCTACCGCCCCTGGACCTGCAGGTGATCAAGGCCGCGGGCGTGACTTTCGCCGCCAGCATGATCGAGCGCGTGATCGAGGAACAAGCCGGCGGTGACGCAGCAAAAGCCGAAGCCGTACGAGCCACTGTGCAAGCGGTGATCGGTGACAACCTGCGTTCAATCGTTCCAGGCTCCGAAAAAGCCATGCGCTTGAAAGCCTTGCTGATCGAACAAGGCATGTGGTCGCAATACCTGGAAGTCGGCATCGGCCCGGACGCAGAAATTTTCACCAAGGCACCGGTTCTCGCTGCCGTCGGCAGCGGCAGCCGCATCGGCATTCATCCCGGTTCGCAATGGAACAACCCGGAGCCGGAAGTGGTGCTGGCCGTGAACAGCCGTGGCCAGATCCATGGCGCGACCCTGGGCAACGACGTCAACCTGCGGGATTTCGAAGGCCGCAGTGCGCTGTTGCTGAGCAAGGCGAAGGACAATAATGCGTCCTGCGCGATCGGGCCGTTCATTCGCCTGTTCGACGAACACTTCAGCCTGGATGATGTACGCGCTTGCGTGGTCGATCTGGAAGTCCTCGGCGAAGACGGTTACCGGATGCAGGGCTCAAGCTCCATGAGCCAGATCAGCCGTGATCCGCAAGACCTGGCCGGCCAGACGCTCAACGCCAATCACCAATACCCTGATGGTTTCCTGCTGTTTCTCGGTACTCTGTTCGCCCCTACCGAGGATCGCGATCATGCCGGCAGTGGTTTCACCCATAAATTGGGCGACCGGGTCAGCATCAGCAGCCCGTTGCTCGGCAGCCTGCACAACCAGGTGACCCACAGCTCTGAGGCCGCGCCCTGGACCTTTGGCGTCAGTGCCTTGCTGCGTAACCTGGCGTCCCGGGGACTGCTCGCACGCTGA
- a CDS encoding IlvD/Edd family dehydratase, with amino-acid sequence MSDTPKRRLRSEQWFNDPAHADMTALYVERYMNYGMTREELQSGRPIIGIAQTGSDLTPCNRHHLELAQRVKAGIRDAGGIPMEFPVHPIAEQSRRPTAALDRNLAYLGLVEILHGYPLDGVVLTTGCDKTTPACLMAAATTDLPSIVLSGGPMLDGHHKGELIGSGTVLWHARNLMAAGEIDYEGFMEMTTAASPSVGHCNTMGTALSMNALAEALGMSLPGCASIPAPYRERGQMAYATGKRICELVMQDVRPSQIMTREAFENAIAVASALGASSNCPPHLIAIARHMGVELSLDDWQRIGEDVPLLVNCMPAGKYLGEGFHRAGGVPSVMHELQKAGRLHEDCATVSGKTIGEIVSSSLTSNADVIYPFETPLKHRAGFIVLSGNFFDSAIMKMSVVGEAFRKTYLSEPGAENSFEARAIVFEGPEDYHARIDDPSLEIDERCILVIRGAGTVGYPGSAEVVNMAPPAALIKQGIDSLPCLGDGRQSGTSASPSILNMSPEAAVGGGLALLKTNDRLRVDLNARSVNLLVDEAEMERRRAEWTPNIPASQTPWQELYRQLVGQLSTGGCLEPATLHMRVIARSGGEPRHSH; translated from the coding sequence ATGAGTGACACCCCCAAGCGCCGCCTGCGCAGTGAGCAATGGTTCAACGACCCTGCCCATGCGGACATGACTGCCCTGTACGTCGAACGCTACATGAACTACGGGATGACCCGCGAAGAGCTGCAATCGGGCCGCCCGATCATCGGCATCGCCCAGACCGGCAGCGATCTGACGCCGTGCAACCGCCATCACCTGGAGCTGGCGCAGCGGGTCAAGGCCGGTATTCGTGATGCCGGTGGCATTCCCATGGAATTCCCGGTGCACCCGATTGCCGAACAGTCCCGTCGGCCGACGGCCGCGCTGGATCGCAACCTGGCGTACCTGGGGCTGGTGGAGATTCTCCACGGCTATCCACTGGACGGCGTTGTGCTCACCACCGGTTGCGACAAAACCACCCCGGCCTGCCTGATGGCCGCCGCGACCACTGACCTGCCCTCCATCGTCCTGTCCGGTGGGCCAATGCTCGACGGTCATCACAAGGGTGAGCTGATCGGCTCCGGCACCGTGCTCTGGCATGCACGCAATCTGATGGCTGCCGGTGAAATCGATTACGAAGGTTTCATGGAAATGACCACCGCGGCATCGCCCTCGGTCGGTCACTGCAACACCATGGGCACGGCCCTGTCGATGAATGCCCTGGCCGAAGCGCTGGGCATGTCGCTGCCGGGTTGCGCGAGTATTCCGGCGCCCTATCGCGAGCGCGGACAAATGGCCTACGCCACCGGCAAGCGCATTTGCGAACTGGTGATGCAGGATGTGCGGCCCTCGCAAATCATGACCCGCGAGGCGTTCGAGAACGCCATCGCCGTCGCCTCGGCATTGGGCGCGTCGAGCAACTGCCCTCCTCACCTGATCGCCATCGCCCGGCACATGGGTGTCGAGCTGAGCCTCGATGACTGGCAACGCATCGGCGAAGACGTGCCGCTGCTGGTCAACTGCATGCCGGCGGGCAAGTACCTGGGCGAAGGCTTCCACCGCGCAGGCGGCGTGCCGTCGGTCATGCACGAACTGCAAAAAGCCGGGCGCCTGCACGAAGACTGCGCCACGGTCAGCGGCAAGACCATCGGCGAAATCGTCAGCAGCAGCCTGACCAGCAACGCCGACGTGATCTATCCCTTCGAGACGCCGCTCAAACATCGCGCCGGTTTTATCGTGCTCAGCGGCAACTTCTTCGATAGCGCGATCATGAAAATGTCCGTTGTCGGTGAGGCGTTTCGCAAGACCTACCTGTCCGAGCCCGGTGCGGAAAACAGCTTCGAAGCACGGGCCATCGTGTTCGAGGGGCCGGAGGACTACCACGCGCGCATTGACGACCCGTCGCTGGAGATCGACGAGCGCTGCATCCTGGTGATTCGTGGTGCTGGCACCGTGGGCTATCCCGGCAGTGCCGAAGTGGTGAACATGGCGCCACCCGCGGCGCTGATCAAGCAAGGCATTGATTCCCTGCCATGCCTGGGCGACGGTCGCCAGAGCGGCACTTCCGCCAGCCCGTCGATTCTCAACATGTCGCCGGAAGCAGCCGTGGGGGGTGGTTTGGCATTACTGAAAACCAACGACCGTCTGCGCGTCGATCTCAACGCACGCTCGGTCAACCTGTTGGTGGATGAAGCCGAAATGGAGCGCCGCCGCGCCGAGTGGACGCCGAATATCCCCGCCTCGCAAACCCCATGGCAGGAGCTGTACCGGCAATTAGTGGGACAACTGTCCACCGGCGGTTGCCTGGAACCGGCGACCTTGCACATGCGGGTCATTGCGCGCAGTGGCGGCGAGCCGCGGCATTCGCACTGA
- a CDS encoding bile acid:sodium symporter family protein translates to MTRPRFLPDNFTLTLIGVVALASLLPASGQVAVGFGWLTNSAIALLFFLHGAKLSRDSIIAGAGHWRLHLLVFSLTFVLFPLIGLALKPILSPMIGADLYMGMLYLCALPATVQSAIAFTSLARGNIPAAICSAAASSLFGIFLTPLLVTLLLNVHGDGGSTVDAILKISVQLLLPFIAGQIARRWIGAWVGRNKSWLKFVDQGSILLVVYGAFSEAVNEGIWHQIPLRDLAGLVVACCVVLGLVLVASTVLGKAFGFNQEDRITILFCGSKKSLATGVPMAQVLFAGSTIGVLILPLMLFHQIQLMVCAVLAQRYANRKESVAELMGQVDP, encoded by the coding sequence ATGACTCGCCCTCGCTTTTTACCCGACAACTTCACCCTGACCCTGATCGGCGTCGTGGCTCTCGCCAGTTTGCTGCCCGCCAGCGGTCAGGTCGCGGTAGGCTTTGGCTGGCTGACCAACAGCGCCATTGCCCTGCTGTTTTTTCTGCATGGGGCCAAGCTGTCGCGTGACTCGATCATCGCCGGCGCTGGACACTGGCGCCTGCATTTGTTGGTGTTCAGTCTGACCTTTGTGCTGTTCCCGCTAATCGGTCTGGCACTCAAACCGATCCTGTCACCGATGATTGGTGCCGATCTGTACATGGGCATGCTTTACCTCTGCGCGCTGCCCGCAACCGTGCAGTCGGCGATTGCCTTTACCTCTCTGGCGCGCGGCAACATTCCGGCGGCGATTTGCAGTGCGGCGGCCTCCAGCCTGTTCGGGATTTTTCTCACGCCATTACTCGTGACCTTGCTGCTGAACGTGCACGGCGACGGCGGCTCGACCGTCGATGCGATATTGAAAATCAGCGTGCAACTGTTGCTGCCGTTCATTGCTGGACAAATCGCGCGGCGCTGGATCGGCGCCTGGGTCGGGCGCAACAAGAGTTGGCTGAAGTTCGTCGATCAGGGCTCGATTCTGTTGGTGGTCTATGGGGCTTTCAGCGAAGCGGTGAACGAAGGCATCTGGCATCAGATTCCGCTGCGGGATCTGGCCGGGCTGGTAGTCGCCTGTTGTGTGGTGCTGGGGTTGGTCCTGGTGGCTTCTACCGTGCTTGGCAAAGCGTTTGGATTCAATCAGGAAGACCGCATCACCATCCTGTTCTGCGGTTCGAAGAAAAGCCTGGCCACCGGGGTGCCGATGGCTCAGGTGTTGTTCGCCGGCAGCACCATTGGCGTGTTGATCCTGCCGCTGATGCTGTTCCATCAGATTCAGTTGATGGTCTGTGCGGTACTCGCTCAGCGCTACGCAAATCGCAAGGAATCAGTGGCCGAACTGATGGGGCAAGTCGATCCTTGA
- a CDS encoding stress protein: MANSGNNNPGNFSKDTDKTSDVGKKGADASRENIAKDSQRPSDAGQRGGQASGGQQSRDSDRMSGGGQGTNRGGEFADDKEKMSKPGQKGGQASGGQQSNRADQSSGGGQGSGRDSDLTDRDKSSDMGRRDDGMSGGGGRKS; this comes from the coding sequence ATGGCCAATTCAGGAAACAACAATCCAGGCAATTTTTCTAAAGACACTGACAAGACTTCTGATGTCGGCAAGAAAGGCGCAGACGCCTCTCGCGAAAACATTGCCAAGGATTCACAACGCCCCTCTGACGCAGGCCAAAGAGGTGGTCAAGCTTCCGGCGGACAACAATCGCGCGATAGCGACCGCATGAGTGGAGGCGGGCAGGGGACGAATCGCGGAGGCGAATTCGCCGACGATAAAGAAAAAATGTCCAAACCGGGCCAGAAAGGAGGCCAGGCATCTGGCGGACAACAGTCCAACAGGGCTGATCAATCGTCCGGCGGGGGGCAAGGAAGTGGTCGCGACAGTGATCTCACCGACCGCGATAAATCATCTGACATGGGGCGCAGGGACGATGGGATGAGCGGGGGTGGAGGTCGCAAATCCTGA
- a CDS encoding ATP-dependent Clp protease proteolytic subunit, whose product MTEHIVHFHCQIDQGTTERFRDCCLEAIDQGATSLLLNLSTSGGSTNFGFTLYTFLKSLPVPLCAINAGNIESMGIIMFLAAGRRITSPHSRFLIHPMNWYFSQKSVDHQRLREYLSSLDNDLARYVQIFTIETADAETKLDIFHCLSAEEKVIAAHESLAYGIAHEMKQMMFADDVKHWKVSGG is encoded by the coding sequence ATGACCGAACACATCGTGCACTTTCATTGCCAGATCGATCAGGGAACCACTGAACGGTTCCGAGACTGTTGCCTCGAAGCCATCGATCAAGGCGCCACCTCCCTGCTCCTCAATCTTTCGACAAGCGGGGGAAGCACTAACTTTGGCTTCACCCTCTACACGTTCCTGAAGTCATTGCCGGTACCGCTATGCGCAATCAATGCGGGCAACATCGAATCAATGGGCATCATCATGTTTTTGGCCGCAGGCCGACGTATCACCTCGCCCCATTCGCGCTTCCTGATTCACCCGATGAACTGGTATTTCAGCCAAAAATCAGTGGACCACCAGCGCCTGCGTGAATACCTGTCGAGCCTAGACAACGACCTCGCCCGCTACGTGCAAATCTTCACCATCGAAACGGCTGACGCAGAGACCAAACTCGATATTTTCCACTGCCTTTCAGCCGAAGAAAAAGTCATCGCTGCGCATGAATCGCTGGCCTATGGCATTGCTCACGAGATGAAACAGATGATGTTTGCAGATGATGTCAAACATTGGAAAGTCAGCGGTGGATGA
- a CDS encoding threonine dehydratase — protein sequence MQPLTRDDIEQAARHVYRVMPATAQYAWPLLAERLGCTVWVKHENHTPTGAFKVRGGITFMHWLKREHPHAKGIVTATRGNHGQSLALAAAALGLRALIVVPEGNSLEKNNAMRGFGGEVVEYGRDFDEAREEAARLAQAHGLYLVPPFHVELVKGVATYALELFTAAPDLDTVYVPIGCGSGICAVIAARDALGLKTRVVGVVSTEAEAAKLSFEAGEILETATANTFADGLAVRKPIPEAFAIYGAAAARIVSVSEEEIAEAMRVYYTDTHNLAEGAGAAALAALMQERESMAGKRVGVILSGGNVDRSVYARVIE from the coding sequence ATGCAGCCACTGACTCGCGACGATATCGAACAAGCCGCCCGCCACGTGTACCGGGTAATGCCCGCCACCGCCCAGTACGCCTGGCCTTTGCTGGCCGAACGGTTGGGTTGCACGGTGTGGGTCAAGCACGAAAACCATACACCGACCGGTGCATTCAAGGTGCGCGGTGGCATTACCTTCATGCACTGGCTCAAACGCGAGCACCCGCATGCCAAGGGCATTGTCACCGCTACTCGTGGCAACCATGGGCAGAGCCTGGCGCTGGCAGCTGCCGCGCTCGGTTTGAGGGCGTTAATTGTCGTACCGGAGGGTAATTCGCTGGAAAAGAACAATGCCATGCGCGGCTTTGGCGGCGAAGTGGTCGAATACGGCCGCGATTTTGATGAGGCCCGTGAAGAGGCTGCGCGCCTGGCACAGGCACATGGTCTGTACCTGGTTCCACCGTTCCATGTCGAACTGGTCAAAGGAGTGGCCACTTATGCGCTGGAACTGTTCACGGCCGCGCCGGATCTGGACACCGTCTACGTGCCCATTGGCTGTGGCTCGGGGATTTGTGCAGTGATCGCCGCTCGCGACGCGTTGGGCCTGAAAACCCGGGTGGTGGGCGTGGTTTCCACCGAAGCTGAGGCCGCGAAGTTGTCATTTGAAGCCGGGGAAATCCTCGAAACCGCCACCGCCAACACCTTCGCCGACGGTCTTGCCGTGCGCAAACCCATACCCGAGGCCTTTGCCATCTACGGGGCCGCTGCGGCTCGAATCGTATCGGTCAGCGAGGAGGAAATTGCCGAGGCCATGCGCGTGTATTACACCGACACCCACAACCTGGCTGAAGGCGCCGGTGCGGCGGCCCTGGCGGCACTGATGCAGGAGCGTGAATCGATGGCGGGAAAAAGGGTAGGGGTGATCCTGTCAGGTGGCAATGTGGATCGATCGGTGTATGCAAGAGTCATTGAGTGA